One Cohnella candidum genomic region harbors:
- the gmd gene encoding GDP-mannose 4,6-dehydratase, which produces MPVKTAKKALITGTTGQDGSYLAELLLNKGYKVYGLRRRTSTPNYDNVQAIRNEIEWLSGDLTDLSSLISAVQHAKPDEVYNLGAQSFVETSWPQPLLTGQITAIGVTNMLEAVRIACPTARFYQASSSEMFGKVVETPQRETTPFYPRSPYGAAKVFGHWITVNYRESFNMYACSGILFNHESPRRGIEFVTRKVTDGVARIKLGLQKQLHMGNLEAQRDWGFAGDYVKAMWLMLQQETPDDYVISTGETRTVRELLRVAFNHVGLDYEDHVVIDPKFFRPAEVDLLLGDCTKAKSQLDWRPEVSFEQMIGMMVDSDLQLVKWEMQRTPDLPKRPLAISI; this is translated from the coding sequence ATGCCGGTGAAAACGGCGAAAAAAGCTTTGATCACGGGAACGACGGGGCAGGACGGCTCCTACTTGGCGGAGCTTCTGCTGAACAAAGGATATAAGGTTTACGGATTAAGACGCAGGACCAGTACGCCGAACTACGACAACGTCCAGGCGATCCGCAACGAAATCGAATGGCTGTCGGGAGACTTGACCGACCTGTCGTCGCTGATTTCGGCGGTACAGCATGCGAAGCCCGACGAGGTGTACAATCTCGGCGCCCAATCGTTCGTCGAGACGTCTTGGCCGCAGCCTCTGCTGACGGGCCAAATCACGGCGATCGGCGTCACGAACATGCTGGAAGCCGTGCGGATTGCTTGCCCGACGGCCCGATTCTACCAAGCCTCGAGCAGCGAAATGTTCGGCAAAGTGGTGGAGACGCCGCAGCGGGAGACGACGCCGTTTTACCCGCGAAGTCCCTACGGCGCGGCGAAAGTGTTCGGGCACTGGATCACGGTGAATTACCGCGAAAGCTTCAATATGTACGCCTGCTCCGGCATTTTGTTCAATCACGAATCCCCGCGGCGCGGCATCGAGTTCGTGACCCGGAAAGTGACGGACGGGGTGGCCAGAATCAAGCTCGGCTTGCAGAAGCAGCTGCACATGGGCAACTTGGAGGCCCAGCGCGACTGGGGCTTCGCCGGCGATTACGTGAAGGCGATGTGGCTCATGCTCCAGCAGGAAACCCCGGACGATTACGTCATCTCGACCGGAGAGACTCGGACGGTGCGCGAGCTGCTGCGCGTCGCGTTCAACCATGTCGGCCTGGATTATGAGGACCACGTGGTCATCGACCCGAAATTTTTCCGGCCCGCCGAAGTCGACTTACTGCTCGGCGATTGCACGAAAGCCAAGAGCCAGCTGGATTGGAGGCCGGAAGTCAGCTTCGAGCAAATGATCGGCATGATGGTGGACTCCGACCTGCAGCTCGTGAAATGGGAAATGCAGCGTACCCCCGATTTGCCCAAGAGACCGCTGGCCATATCGATTTGA
- a CDS encoding sugar transferase, protein MSMRMQELEVAVKRYPSESAAERSDWAKRLFDIVAALIGFALVSPILLITAAAIKLEDPRGPVLFSQTRIGKNGKTFKMYKFRSMVTNAEQLFERLAAQSDVSGAMFKMKDDPRITKVGKFIRRTSIDELPQFWNVLRGDMSIVGPRPPLPREVTAYRERDFQRLTVVPGCTGLWQVSGRSSVGFEEMVELDLQYIRRRSFWFDMVIIVRTVRLLFGSRNAF, encoded by the coding sequence ATGAGCATGCGCATGCAGGAATTGGAAGTCGCCGTCAAAAGGTATCCGTCGGAATCCGCCGCGGAGCGGAGCGACTGGGCCAAACGGTTATTCGATATCGTCGCCGCGCTGATCGGGTTCGCGCTCGTGTCCCCCATTTTGCTGATCACGGCCGCCGCGATCAAACTCGAAGATCCCCGCGGACCGGTGCTGTTCAGCCAAACGCGCATCGGCAAAAACGGGAAGACCTTCAAAATGTACAAATTCCGTTCGATGGTCACCAACGCGGAGCAGCTGTTCGAGCGGCTCGCCGCCCAAAGCGACGTCAGCGGGGCGATGTTCAAAATGAAAGACGATCCCCGGATCACGAAGGTCGGCAAGTTCATCCGCCGTACGAGCATAGACGAACTGCCGCAATTTTGGAACGTCCTGAGGGGAGACATGAGCATCGTCGGGCCCCGGCCTCCGCTGCCGAGGGAGGTCACGGCTTATCGGGAACGGGATTTTCAGCGGCTGACCGTGGTGCCGGGCTGCACCGGGCTTTGGCAGGTCAGCGGCAGAAGCAGCGTCGGATTCGAGGAAATGGTCGAGCTCGATCTCCAGTACATCCGCAGGCGGAGCTTCTGGTTCGATATGGTCATCATCGTCCGCACCGTACGGCTGCTATTCGGGTCGCGCAACGCGTTTTAG
- a CDS encoding GNAT family N-acetyltransferase yields MDEKSKYRELCRRHSDIPLVNQDWWLDATVGESNWDVLLVERGGEVVASLPYHRTKKLLFDVIEMPYLTLTMGIWIKYPKGQKYATRLSYEKEIYLELIDRLPKVDYYTQHFHWHITNWSTFYWRGFRQTTRYTYVLENLQDTERLYANLKEKTRNEIRKAEKQLRIVESDDIEAFHRINEMTFERQGVKMPHTLEFIRKVDKACRERNCRKIWFAVDREGRVHSAVYIVWDEHCAYYLLGGGDPELRKSGASSLLLWEAVKRLSGVTKNLDLYGGMHEPVETFFRSFGAVQKPYFQISKINGKLFKFAYYLKQAISQVTAVVTTVSLYTNINQGMMV; encoded by the coding sequence ATGGATGAGAAAAGCAAGTACCGGGAGTTGTGCCGCCGCCATTCGGACATCCCGCTCGTCAATCAGGACTGGTGGTTGGACGCGACGGTCGGCGAAAGCAACTGGGATGTGCTTTTGGTGGAAAGGGGAGGCGAGGTCGTCGCCAGCCTTCCTTACCACCGGACGAAGAAATTGCTCTTCGACGTCATCGAAATGCCGTACCTGACGTTAACGATGGGCATCTGGATCAAATATCCGAAAGGCCAGAAATACGCGACCCGATTGTCCTACGAAAAAGAAATCTACTTAGAACTCATCGACCGCCTGCCGAAGGTGGACTACTACACCCAGCACTTCCACTGGCATATCACCAACTGGAGCACGTTCTATTGGCGGGGCTTCCGTCAGACGACGCGCTACACTTACGTCCTGGAGAACCTTCAGGATACGGAGCGTCTCTACGCCAACCTGAAGGAAAAGACGCGCAACGAAATCCGCAAAGCCGAGAAGCAGCTTCGGATCGTCGAAAGCGACGACATCGAGGCGTTTCACCGGATCAACGAAATGACGTTCGAACGGCAAGGGGTCAAAATGCCGCATACGCTCGAATTCATTCGGAAAGTCGACAAGGCGTGCCGGGAACGGAATTGCCGCAAAATCTGGTTTGCCGTCGATCGGGAAGGCCGCGTTCACAGCGCCGTTTACATCGTCTGGGACGAGCACTGCGCCTATTATCTCTTGGGCGGCGGCGATCCGGAGCTTCGGAAAAGCGGGGCGTCTTCGCTGCTGTTGTGGGAAGCCGTGAAGAGACTGTCGGGCGTGACGAAGAATCTCGATCTCTATGGCGGCATGCACGAGCCCGTCGAAACCTTTTTCCGCTCTTTCGGCGCGGTGCAGAAGCCTTATTTTCAAATTTCGAAAATCAACGGCAAGCTGTTCAAATTCGCCTATTACCTGAAGCAGGCGATCAGCCAGGTGACGGCGGTCGTCACGACGGTTTCCTTATATACCAATATCAATCAAGGGATGATGGTGTAA
- the galU gene encoding UTP--glucose-1-phosphate uridylyltransferase GalU, which translates to MRKVRKAIIPAAGLGTRFLPATKAMPKEMLPLVDKPTIQYIVEEAVAAGIEDILIVTGKGKRAIEDHFDSAFELEQNLLGKGKLELLRQVQHPSRMVDIHYIRQKEPKGLGHAVWCARKFIGDEPFAVLLGDDIVRSETPCIGQLMQQFELTQRSVVGVQQVDDRDVNRYGIVDPFDQKGRLCRVANFVEKPERYQAPSNMAIMGRYVLTPAIFDFLERMEVGAGGEIQLTDAIQQLNQVEDVFAYQFEGIRYDVGEKLGFILTTLEFALDHHELRTPLLYQMEKLLSLHQRKVVG; encoded by the coding sequence ATGCGCAAGGTACGAAAAGCAATCATCCCGGCGGCGGGGCTCGGAACGAGATTCCTGCCGGCGACAAAAGCGATGCCGAAGGAAATGCTGCCGCTGGTGGACAAACCGACGATTCAATACATCGTCGAGGAAGCCGTGGCCGCGGGCATCGAAGATATCCTGATCGTTACGGGCAAGGGCAAACGGGCGATCGAGGACCATTTCGACTCCGCATTCGAACTCGAACAGAATCTGCTCGGGAAAGGCAAGCTGGAGCTGCTGCGGCAGGTGCAGCATCCTTCCCGCATGGTGGACATCCACTATATCCGGCAAAAAGAACCGAAAGGTCTCGGCCACGCCGTATGGTGCGCCCGCAAATTCATCGGCGACGAACCTTTCGCCGTGCTCCTCGGCGACGACATCGTCCGTTCGGAAACGCCCTGCATCGGGCAGCTCATGCAGCAATTCGAGCTGACGCAACGCTCCGTCGTCGGCGTCCAGCAGGTAGACGATAGAGACGTGAACCGCTACGGCATCGTCGATCCGTTCGACCAGAAAGGGAGACTGTGCCGGGTCGCCAATTTCGTCGAGAAGCCTGAGCGCTATCAGGCGCCTTCGAACATGGCCATCATGGGCCGCTATGTCCTGACGCCGGCGATTTTCGATTTCCTCGAGAGGATGGAAGTCGGCGCCGGAGGGGAAATCCAGCTGACCGACGCGATCCAGCAGTTGAACCAAGTGGAGGACGTCTTCGCCTATCAGTTCGAAGGCATCCGCTATGACGTGGGCGAGAAGCTCGGTTTCATTCTGACGACGCTGGAATTCGCGCTCGACCATCATGAGCTGCGCACGCCGCTGCTCTATCAGATGGAAAAGCTGCTCTCCCTTCATCAGCGCAAGGTTGTCGGATAA
- a CDS encoding GNAT family N-acetyltransferase — protein sequence MSLLQTGPAAAARDAKSKYRELCSTEPGVPLFDQDWWLDAVCGGPDNWDVALVERGGRIVASMPYRKTKKSMFEVISMPQLTLTMGVWIRYPEFPNQDAKLSYEREIYTELIEQIPAVDYFNQQLHWDNTNWSIFYWKGFRQTSRFTYVLEDTTDLERVYGEFSDKVKADIAKAEGRIRVVESDDLDLFQATNSKMFDPPRFSMPYSYETLKAVDERCRRRNRRKILLALDADGNAQCALYLVWDDRCTYYLLGGETPEAKMSGAHSLLVWHAIREMSKDRKAFDFHGGMHEPIERIYRSFGAAQKPYFQISKINGKLFKFAYYLKQAIR from the coding sequence ATGAGCCTTCTTCAGACCGGTCCCGCGGCCGCGGCCAGGGACGCCAAAAGCAAATACAGGGAGCTTTGCAGCACCGAGCCCGGCGTGCCGCTGTTCGATCAGGATTGGTGGCTCGACGCTGTCTGTGGGGGACCGGACAATTGGGACGTCGCCCTCGTGGAAAGAGGGGGCCGGATCGTGGCTTCGATGCCGTACCGCAAGACGAAAAAGTCGATGTTCGAGGTCATTTCCATGCCGCAGCTTACGCTGACGATGGGGGTTTGGATCCGCTACCCCGAGTTTCCCAACCAGGACGCCAAGCTGTCCTACGAAAGGGAAATCTACACGGAGCTGATCGAGCAGATTCCGGCGGTGGATTACTTTAACCAGCAGTTGCACTGGGACAATACGAACTGGAGCATTTTTTATTGGAAAGGGTTCCGTCAAACGTCCCGGTTCACGTACGTGCTGGAGGATACGACGGATTTGGAGCGGGTGTACGGGGAGTTTTCGGACAAGGTGAAGGCGGACATCGCGAAAGCCGAAGGGCGGATCCGCGTCGTGGAAAGCGACGATCTCGACCTTTTCCAGGCGACCAACAGCAAAATGTTCGATCCTCCGAGGTTCTCGATGCCGTACTCCTATGAGACTCTGAAAGCGGTGGATGAACGGTGCCGAAGGAGAAACCGCCGGAAAATCCTGCTGGCGCTGGACGCCGACGGGAACGCGCAATGCGCCTTGTACCTGGTGTGGGACGACCGCTGCACGTATTACCTGCTGGGCGGGGAGACGCCTGAGGCGAAGATGAGCGGAGCTCACTCGCTGCTCGTTTGGCATGCGATCCGGGAGATGTCCAAGGATCGGAAGGCGTTCGATTTCCACGGAGGCATGCACGAGCCGATCGAGAGAATCTACCGTTCTTTCGGCGCGGCGCAGAAGCCCTACTTTCAGATTTCGAAAATCAACGGCAAGCTGTTCAAGTTCGCCTACTACCTGAAGCAGGCGATTCGGTAG
- a CDS encoding sugar phosphate nucleotidyltransferase produces MKIVLLSGGSGKRLWPLSNDTRSKQFLKVLRNEQGEMESMVQRVWRQLEKAGLADDTLVAVGAKQTEIIRNQLPDSVVTIVEPTRRDTFPAIALTAAYLYSIESTPLDEVVAVLPVDPYVEQSFFEKVKELETVVRSSEADLALIGVQPTYPSAKYGYIVPHAGSADSDTYRSVRKFVEKPSEEAAEGLIAEGALWNCGVFAFKLDTVIRLLIDKGLPIHYEEMVKQYDRLPAISFDYEVVEKVESVAVTPYDGYWKDLGTWNTLTEEMNIDKIGRGLVSPDSVNTHVVNELDMLVTVIGLSDVVVAASPDGILVADKARSPKLKDMLKDIEQRPMYEEKRWGTSRVMDFRKLDNDRELLTRTVRVNKGHCTSYHFHLNRDEYWTVASGEGTFVMNNVISKIHAGDVLHIPAGTPHSVLAESDMEWVEVQMGSRVSAEDVIRLYHEWADIEKHCGITG; encoded by the coding sequence ATGAAAATCGTGTTATTGTCCGGAGGTTCCGGCAAAAGGCTGTGGCCTCTCTCGAACGATACAAGGTCCAAACAGTTTCTGAAGGTGCTTCGCAACGAGCAGGGCGAGATGGAATCAATGGTCCAGCGGGTATGGCGTCAACTGGAAAAGGCGGGGCTGGCGGACGACACGCTCGTGGCGGTCGGCGCCAAGCAGACGGAAATCATCCGCAACCAGCTGCCGGATTCCGTCGTGACGATCGTCGAACCTACGCGCCGGGATACGTTTCCGGCCATCGCGCTGACCGCGGCGTATCTGTACTCCATCGAAAGCACGCCGCTCGACGAAGTCGTGGCCGTATTGCCGGTCGATCCTTACGTGGAGCAGAGCTTTTTCGAAAAGGTGAAGGAGCTCGAAACGGTCGTCAGGTCCTCTGAAGCGGACCTGGCGCTGATCGGCGTTCAACCGACCTATCCGTCCGCAAAATACGGCTACATCGTCCCGCACGCCGGGTCCGCCGATTCGGATACATACCGCTCCGTCCGGAAATTCGTGGAGAAGCCTTCGGAAGAAGCGGCCGAGGGCCTTATCGCCGAAGGCGCTTTATGGAACTGCGGCGTGTTCGCGTTCAAGCTGGATACGGTCATCCGCCTGCTGATCGATAAAGGCCTGCCGATCCACTACGAGGAAATGGTGAAGCAGTACGACCGCTTGCCGGCCATCAGCTTCGACTACGAAGTGGTGGAGAAAGTCGAATCCGTCGCCGTCACGCCTTACGATGGCTACTGGAAAGACCTCGGCACGTGGAATACGCTCACCGAAGAGATGAACATCGACAAAATCGGCCGCGGGTTGGTCAGTCCGGACTCGGTCAACACGCATGTCGTGAATGAACTGGATATGCTCGTGACCGTAATCGGCCTGTCGGACGTCGTCGTGGCCGCCAGTCCGGACGGCATTCTCGTCGCGGACAAAGCCCGCAGCCCCAAGCTGAAAGACATGCTGAAGGACATTGAGCAGCGGCCCATGTACGAGGAGAAGCGGTGGGGAACGTCGCGCGTCATGGACTTCCGGAAGCTGGATAACGATCGAGAATTGCTCACCCGCACCGTACGCGTCAATAAGGGACACTGCACAAGCTACCATTTTCATCTGAACCGGGACGAATATTGGACGGTCGCGAGCGGGGAAGGGACGTTCGTCATGAACAACGTCATCTCCAAAATCCACGCCGGCGACGTGCTCCACATTCCGGCCGGCACCCCTCACAGCGTGCTCGCCGAGAGCGACATGGAGTGGGTCGAGGTTCAAATGGGCAGCCGCGTAAGCGCGGAAGACGTCATTCGGCTTTACCACGAGTGGGCGGATATCGAGAAGCATTGCGGCATTACCGGATAA
- a CDS encoding putative colanic acid biosynthesis acetyltransferase: protein MINRIRLNQYRQDGYSRGRNGAVVLLWWFVQATLFRCSPQPMYGFRRFLLRLFGAKIGAGVKVRPSASFTYPWKVTIGDHSWIGDRAELYSLDRIEIGAHCVVSQRSYLCTGSHDPEDVAFSLIVKPVRIEDGAWVASDVFVYPGVTIGTMAVAAARSTVLRDVPAGEIHAGTPARFVRQRFPGEAGEEWPATPSEQRKAVVS, encoded by the coding sequence ATGATCAATCGCATTCGGTTAAATCAGTATAGGCAAGACGGCTATTCGCGCGGCCGGAACGGGGCGGTCGTCCTGCTGTGGTGGTTCGTGCAGGCGACGTTGTTCCGATGCTCGCCGCAGCCGATGTACGGTTTCCGCCGGTTCTTGCTTCGGTTATTCGGCGCAAAGATCGGCGCGGGCGTGAAAGTGCGTCCGAGCGCGTCCTTTACGTACCCGTGGAAGGTTACCATCGGGGATCATTCCTGGATCGGCGACCGGGCCGAGCTTTACAGCCTGGATCGGATCGAGATCGGCGCGCACTGCGTCGTCTCCCAGCGCAGTTACCTGTGCACGGGAAGCCACGATCCGGAGGACGTCGCGTTTTCCTTGATCGTCAAGCCCGTACGCATCGAAGACGGCGCATGGGTCGCGAGCGACGTGTTCGTGTATCCGGGCGTGACGATCGGCACGATGGCCGTTGCCGCAGCGAGGAGCACGGTACTGCGCGACGTGCCGGCCGGGGAAATCCACGCGGGAACGCCCGCACGGTTCGTTCGGCAGCGTTTCCCGGGAGAAGCGGGCGAGGAATGGCCTGCGACCCCATCAGAACAACGGAAAGCGGTGGTTTCATGA
- the fcl gene encoding GDP-L-fucose synthase has product MDKNAHIYVAGHRGLVGSALVRALERQGHERILHRTSRELDLRDALAVREFFDKEQVDYVFLAAAKVGGIGANYDYPADFIRDNLLIQTNVIEAAYRTGVRKLMFLGSTCIYPKMAPQPLREDSLLTGTLEPTNEPYAIAKIAGIKMCQAYNRQFGTRFISVMPTNLYGPNDNFDIESSHVLPALIRKFHDAKRDRAPYVTLWGTGTPRREFLHVDDMADACLFLMDRYEDSDIVNIGWGEDIPIAGLAELVKSIVGYEGEIRYDSNRPDGTPRKLVDVSKLSGLGWKASIPLEAGLRETYSWYVRHSAEAPELTGLQGRLG; this is encoded by the coding sequence ATGGACAAAAACGCCCATATTTACGTGGCAGGGCACCGAGGTTTGGTCGGTTCCGCCCTTGTCCGGGCTTTGGAACGGCAGGGCCATGAACGCATCTTGCACCGCACTTCTCGGGAGCTGGATTTGCGGGACGCCCTGGCGGTCCGGGAATTTTTCGATAAGGAGCAGGTCGATTACGTGTTCCTCGCGGCCGCCAAAGTCGGCGGGATCGGCGCGAATTACGACTACCCGGCGGATTTCATCCGCGACAACCTGCTGATCCAAACGAACGTGATCGAAGCGGCGTACCGTACCGGCGTCCGAAAGCTGATGTTCCTGGGCAGCACGTGCATTTATCCGAAAATGGCGCCGCAGCCGCTTAGGGAGGATTCGCTGCTTACCGGAACCCTGGAGCCGACGAACGAGCCGTACGCGATCGCCAAAATCGCCGGCATCAAAATGTGCCAGGCCTACAATCGGCAATTCGGCACCCGGTTCATCTCGGTCATGCCGACGAACCTCTACGGCCCGAACGACAATTTCGATATCGAAAGTTCCCACGTTCTTCCGGCCCTCATCCGCAAATTCCATGACGCGAAACGGGACCGGGCGCCCTATGTCACCCTGTGGGGGACGGGTACGCCGAGGCGCGAGTTTCTCCACGTGGACGATATGGCCGACGCTTGCCTGTTCCTGATGGACCGCTATGAAGACAGCGACATCGTGAACATCGGGTGGGGAGAGGACATCCCGATCGCCGGACTGGCGGAACTCGTGAAGAGCATCGTCGGCTACGAAGGGGAGATCCGCTACGATTCGAACCGGCCGGACGGTACGCCGCGGAAGCTGGTCGACGTCTCCAAGCTGAGCGGGCTCGGTTGGAAGGCGAGCATTCCGCTTGAAGCAGGGTTGCGGGAGACCTACTCCTGGTATGTACGACATTCGGCAGAAGCCCCCGAACTGACCGGGCTTCAAGGGAGGCTGGGGTGA
- a CDS encoding DUF4910 domain-containing protein — protein sequence MLMDLFDRLFPINRSITGNGVRETLHILGECAPIRQREFPTGTVCFDWTVPKEWNVRDAYVKDGQGRTLIDFKANNLHLMGYSKPFRGYVSRNELMEHLYTKPDLPDAIPYVMSYYREDWGFCVEHRRLPEFTDDWYEVVIDSDLEDGHMTIGEGFIRGSSDREILLSTYVCHPSMAINELSGPLVQTMIYRALKDRKDLKYNYRFLYLPETIGSLLYLSQHGDELVAKVDAGYVVTCVGHGEAFTYKKSKRGDTLADKAALHVLKQSGKPYKVVEWNPFGSDERQYCSEGFRLPVGSLMRTMYGEYPEYHTSLDNRSLISEQVLQETVDMYLALIETLEANETYVCTHIHGEPKLDKRGLYPYTGGTRTPEQKLRILQTTHLIAFSDGQRDLMDIAETLNLAGKDMKEAALQLVEHGLLRNVRTSSELQTAAGKRD from the coding sequence ATGTTGATGGACTTGTTCGACCGGCTGTTTCCGATCAACCGGAGCATTACGGGCAACGGCGTGCGGGAAACGCTGCACATCCTGGGCGAGTGCGCCCCGATCCGGCAGCGGGAATTCCCGACCGGCACCGTATGCTTCGATTGGACCGTGCCGAAGGAATGGAACGTCAGGGACGCCTACGTCAAAGACGGGCAAGGACGCACGCTGATCGATTTTAAAGCGAACAACCTCCATTTGATGGGCTATAGCAAGCCGTTCAGGGGCTACGTCTCCCGAAACGAGCTGATGGAGCATCTGTACACGAAGCCCGATCTCCCGGACGCCATTCCCTATGTCATGTCCTATTACCGGGAGGACTGGGGATTTTGCGTCGAGCATCGCCGTCTGCCCGAGTTCACCGACGACTGGTACGAGGTCGTGATCGATTCCGACCTGGAAGACGGGCACATGACCATCGGAGAGGGATTCATTCGGGGTTCGTCGGACCGCGAAATTTTGCTCTCGACGTACGTCTGCCATCCTTCGATGGCGATCAACGAACTGTCGGGGCCTCTCGTTCAGACGATGATTTACCGGGCGCTGAAAGACCGCAAAGACTTGAAATACAACTACCGTTTCCTCTACCTGCCCGAAACGATCGGTTCGCTGCTGTATCTAAGCCAGCACGGGGATGAACTGGTCGCCAAGGTGGACGCCGGCTATGTCGTCACCTGCGTCGGACACGGCGAGGCGTTCACCTACAAGAAGAGCAAGCGGGGCGACACGTTGGCCGACAAAGCGGCGCTTCATGTGCTGAAGCAGTCGGGCAAGCCTTATAAAGTCGTCGAGTGGAACCCGTTCGGCAGCGATGAGCGGCAATATTGCAGCGAAGGCTTCCGACTTCCGGTCGGCAGTCTCATGCGCACGATGTACGGGGAGTATCCCGAGTACCACACGTCGCTCGACAACCGTTCGCTCATCAGCGAGCAAGTGCTGCAGGAGACGGTCGACATGTACCTGGCGCTCATCGAGACGCTGGAAGCGAACGAGACGTACGTCTGCACGCATATCCACGGCGAGCCCAAGCTCGACAAACGCGGCCTCTACCCCTACACCGGCGGGACGAGAACGCCCGAGCAGAAGCTGCGCATCCTCCAGACCACTCATCTGATCGCCTTCAGCGACGGGCAGCGTGACCTGATGGACATCGCCGAAACACTGAATCTAGCCGGCAAGGACATGAAGGAAGCCGCGCTGCAATTGGTCGAGCATGGCCTGCTGCGCAACGTGAGAACGTCGTCCGAGCTGCAGACGGCAGCCGGGAAACGGGATTGA
- a CDS encoding glycosyltransferase WbuB: protein MKTGSGKVLLYSINFAPELTGIGKYNGEMVRWLTEQGYRVRVITAPPYYPQWKVPEGYSAARYAREEWHGARIWRCPVWVPKQASGIKRLLHLFSFAVSSVPVLFLQMFWRPDILFVVEPPLMLSPMALLLSKPFRVKSWLHVQDFEVDAAFELGILPDRPWLKKAVTRFEGWLMRSFRIVSSISQPMVRRLQAKGVPEERIRHFPNWADLRAIRPLAEGEPNGLRDGMGFGPGDIVCLYSGNMGEKQGLEIVLDAAEKLREHPRIRFVLCGDGVAKANLAEQARRRGLANVRFLPLQPAERLNELLNMADIHMLIQKRKSSDLVMPSKLTGMLASGKAVIATAERETAVHAVMEQSRAGLLIPPEDPDALADGLRDLAEREAFRKEAGLAARRYAEEKLGYEAVMQAFHQSVTELGVQVAYGSNDQSHSVKSV, encoded by the coding sequence TTGAAGACCGGTTCGGGCAAAGTGCTGCTTTACAGCATCAATTTCGCTCCCGAATTGACGGGCATCGGCAAGTACAACGGAGAGATGGTTCGTTGGCTGACCGAGCAAGGGTACCGGGTGCGCGTCATTACGGCGCCGCCGTACTATCCGCAATGGAAAGTGCCGGAGGGCTATTCGGCCGCCCGTTACGCGCGCGAAGAATGGCACGGGGCGCGGATCTGGCGTTGTCCCGTATGGGTGCCGAAGCAGGCGTCCGGAATCAAACGCCTCCTGCACCTGTTTTCCTTCGCGGTTTCCAGCGTGCCTGTCCTATTCCTCCAAATGTTTTGGCGTCCGGATATCCTCTTCGTCGTCGAACCCCCGCTAATGCTCTCTCCGATGGCGCTTCTGCTGTCGAAACCTTTTCGGGTCAAATCGTGGCTGCACGTACAGGATTTCGAGGTAGATGCCGCTTTCGAGCTCGGGATTCTGCCCGACCGCCCTTGGCTGAAGAAGGCGGTGACCCGCTTCGAGGGCTGGCTGATGCGGTCGTTCCGCATCGTCTCCTCGATCAGCCAGCCGATGGTCCGGCGGCTGCAAGCCAAAGGAGTGCCGGAGGAGCGGATACGGCACTTCCCGAATTGGGCCGATCTTCGCGCCATCCGGCCGCTCGCAGAGGGTGAACCGAACGGCTTGCGGGATGGAATGGGGTTCGGCCCCGGCGACATCGTCTGCCTCTATTCCGGCAACATGGGCGAGAAACAGGGGCTGGAAATCGTGCTCGACGCCGCGGAAAAGCTGAGGGAGCATCCCCGCATCCGGTTCGTCCTGTGCGGGGACGGCGTGGCCAAAGCGAACTTGGCGGAGCAGGCGCGGCGCCGCGGATTGGCCAACGTCCGGTTCCTGCCGCTTCAGCCGGCCGAGCGGCTGAACGAGCTGCTCAACATGGCGGACATCCACATGCTTATCCAAAAGCGGAAATCCTCCGATCTGGTCATGCCCTCCAAGCTGACCGGGATGCTCGCCAGCGGCAAAGCCGTCATCGCGACGGCGGAACGGGAGACGGCCGTCCACGCCGTCATGGAACAGTCCCGAGCGGGACTGCTCATTCCGCCCGAAGATCCGGACGCTTTGGCGGACGGGCTGCGGGACCTTGCCGAACGGGAGGCGTTCCGCAAGGAGGCAGGGCTTGCCGCCAGGAGATACGCGGAAGAAAAGCTCGGCTACGAGGCCGTCATGCAGGCCTTCCATCAATCCGTGACGGAGCTGGGAGTTCAGGTGGCTTATGGATCCAATGATCAATCGCATTCGGTTAAATCAGTATAG